From Rutidosis leptorrhynchoides isolate AG116_Rl617_1_P2 chromosome 3, CSIRO_AGI_Rlap_v1, whole genome shotgun sequence, a single genomic window includes:
- the LOC139899913 gene encoding RING-H2 finger protein ATL70-like: MEISVGEKDIRIRWRANGISVVGVDRYGVQIRWRSAEEVKWIHGTTTTNTNDPSYPNNNGNTSGSSPYGLGFFSLVVFLLITLCYGSYIYKRGVLSRSPPPVPMISIIHVNENNNSTRALSQGLDDDILVTFPTFVFSEAITDLGFTDANSSVCSICLADYKGKDVLRLLPECGHLFHVKCIDTWLKVHPTCPVCRKSPSSIV; this comes from the exons ATGGAGATAAGCGTCGGTGAGAAGGACATACGAATCAGGTGGAGAGCAAATGGGATAAGCGTTGTTGGAGTGGATAGATACGGAGTACAAATTAGGTGGAGATCAGCTGAAGAAGTTAAGTGGATACATGG CACTACCACGACCAACACGAATGATCCATCATATCCCAACAACAACGGAAACACATCAGGATCGTCTCCTTACGGTCTGGGATTCTTTTCTTTGGTTGTGTTCCTTCTAATCACCTTATGCTATGGTTCCTACATTTATAAACGTGGCGTACTTTCACGATCACCACCACCAGTACCCATGATATCGATCATTCATGTCAACGAGAACAATAATTCGACAAGAGCACTATCTCAAGGCCTTGATGACGACATCCTTGTTACGTTTCCTACGTTTGTGTTCTCCGAAGCCATCACGGATTTAGGTTTCACTGATGCGAATAGCTCGGTTTGTTCTATCTGTTTGGCAGATTACAAAGGGAAAGATGTTCTAAGGTTATTACCAGAATGTGGGCACTTGTTTCATGTAAAGTGTATAGATACGTGGCTGAAAGTTCATCCTACATGTCCGGTGTGCCGGAAGTCGCCATCTTCTATAGTTTAA